The window TGCGCCCGGTGTGCGAACTGATGTTCGTCGACTTCGCCGGGTGCTGCCTGGACCAGATCCTCAACCAGGCGGCGAAGTTTCGCTACATGTTCGGCGGCAAGGCCTCCACGCCGCTGGTGATCCGCACCATGGTCGGTGCCGGCCTGCGCGCCGCCGCCCAGCATTCCCAAATGCTCACCTCCTTGTGGACGCACATTCCGGGGCTGAAAGTGGTGTGCCCGTCGTCGCCCTACGACGCTAAGGGCTTGCTGATCCAGGCGATCCGCGACAACGACCCGGTGATCTTCTGCGAGCACAAATTGCTCTACAGCATGCAGGGCGAGGTGCCGGAAGAGCTCTACACCATTCCCTTCGGCGAGGCCAATTTCCTGCGCGACGGCAAAGACGTGACCCTGGTCTCGTACGGGCGCATGGTCAATACCGCGATGGACGCGGCCCGCAGCCTGGCCGGGCGCGGCATCGACTGCGAGGTCATCGACCTGCGCACCACCAGCCCGATGGACGAGGACAGCATCCTGGAAAGCGTCGAGAAAACCGGGCGCCTGGTGGTCATCGATGAGGCCAACCCACGCTGCTCCATGGCCACCGACATTTCCGCGCTGGTGGCGCAAAAAGCCTTTGGCGCGCTCAAGGCGCCGATTGAAATGGTCACCGCGCCCCATACCCCGGTGCCGTTCTCCGATGCCCTGGAAGACCTGTACATCCCTGACGCGGCGAAGATCGAACAAGCCGTGCTCAACGTGATCGAGTGGAGCAAGCGCTGATGAGCCAGATTCATACCCTGACCATGC is drawn from Pseudomonas rhizophila and contains these coding sequences:
- a CDS encoding alpha-ketoacid dehydrogenase subunit beta, which produces MARKISYQQAINEALAQEMRRDSSVFIMGEDVAGGAGAPGENDAWGGVLGVTKGLYDQFPGRVLDTPLSEIGYVGAAVGAATCGVRPVCELMFVDFAGCCLDQILNQAAKFRYMFGGKASTPLVIRTMVGAGLRAAAQHSQMLTSLWTHIPGLKVVCPSSPYDAKGLLIQAIRDNDPVIFCEHKLLYSMQGEVPEELYTIPFGEANFLRDGKDVTLVSYGRMVNTAMDAARSLAGRGIDCEVIDLRTTSPMDEDSILESVEKTGRLVVIDEANPRCSMATDISALVAQKAFGALKAPIEMVTAPHTPVPFSDALEDLYIPDAAKIEQAVLNVIEWSKR